A window of the Loxodonta africana isolate mLoxAfr1 chromosome 3, mLoxAfr1.hap2, whole genome shotgun sequence genome harbors these coding sequences:
- the LOC135230646 gene encoding olfactory receptor 7G2-like, translating into MFASRDAATAAVGPVTTHLIVLSPSHPIRFINNMEPRNQTSVSKFLLLGLTEDPELQLLLFSLFLAVYMVTVLGNLLIVLTVSSDSYLHTPMYFFVSNLSITDICLSTTTIPKTLVNIKMQNQSITYTGCLNQIFFVQVFCGFENFLLAAMAYDRHVVICHPLKYTVVMNPCFCSLLVLLSLFISMVDALLHSLMVLQLSFCTDLEIPQFFCELPQVLKLACSSTLINNILIYFVACILGGVPLSGIIFSYTRIISSVLRMPSADGKHKAFSTCGSHLSVVSLFYGTSVGVYLSSAFALSPKKTAVASVMYIVIPQMMNPFIYSLRNRDIKGSLRKLIGRMPSI; encoded by the coding sequence ATGTTTGCCTCTCGTGatgctgctactgctgctgttGGTCCAGTGACCACACATTTGATTGTCTTGTCACCCAGTCATCCCATCAGATTCATCAACAATATGGAACCCAGGAACCAAACAAGTGTTTCAAAAtttcttctcctgggactgacaGAAGATCCAGAACTGCAGCTTCTCCTCTTTAGCCTATTCCTGGCCGTGTACATGGTCACTGTCCTTGGAAATCTGCTCATTGTCCTTactgtcagctctgactcctacctgcacactcccatgtacttctttgTCTCCAATCTGTCCATTACTGACATCTGTTTAAGTACAACTACCATCCCAAAGACGCTGGTGAATATCAAGATGCAGAATCAGAGCATCACTTATACAGGCTGCCTCAATCAGATTTTCTTTGTCCAGGTTTTTTGTGgttttgaaaattttcttcttGCAGCTATGGCCTATGATCGCCATGTGGTCATTTGTCACCCACTGAAGTACACAGTCGTCATGAACCCCTGCTTCTGCAGCCTGCTAGTTCTACTTTCTTTGTTCATCAGTATGGTGGATGCACTGCTCCACAGTCTGATGGTTTTGCAGCTGTCCTTTTGCACAGATCTTGAAATCCCTCAGTTCTTCTGTGAACTTCCTCAGGTCCTCAAGCTCGCCTGCTCCAGTACCCTCATCAATAACATCCTGATATATTTTGTGGCTTGCATATTGGGTGGTGTTCCTCTCTCTGGGATCATATTCTCTTACACTCGAATTATCTCCTCTGTTTTAAGAATGCCATCAGCTGATGGAAAGCATAAAGCTTTTTccacctgtgggtctcacctctctGTTGTTTCTTTATTTTATGGGACATCTGTTGGTGTGTACCTCAGTTCTGCATTTGCACTCTCTCCCAAGAAGACTGCAGTAGCCTCAGTGATGTACATTGTGATCCCTCAAATGATGAATCCTTTTATCTACAGCCTAAGGAACAGGGACATAAAAGGAAGCTTGAGAAAACTCATTGGTAGGATGCCTTCTATTTAG